The Oryza sativa Japonica Group chromosome 11, ASM3414082v1 DNA window agtcaAACGTTATTTGAAAAGTCATTAGCGTCGGATGGAAGGAGTACAATCCAATTCACAAAATTTAGTGAGATGCATGTAAAAATGATCTAAATGCAGCCACAATTGTTCTTCCTCTGCACTAAACTCTGTTGTACTGCAGAATCCCAATTCCTGTTTAGAGCGAGATAGTATgccaactattagctccaaaAATATTCACGCCAATAATATATTGTTAACTTAATAATAGAGAGCATGTACAGTAATATGTTACTATTAGCTTATCTACCCATATTTACTTCTTAATATTTTATTCTAACATTTTTATTGTTAGTCCTATCCACTCGTTCTTTTCTGCCGTGAAAACTGAATAGAGCAGCCGTGTATCAGGGTGGCCAGTAGAATCTTATGCTGCTTCACTCGCGTTGAAGCCCATGAGTCTACGTCGATAAATTAGTCGCCCGTTTTTGCTCTCTCTTCACTCAATCCTCATACATCTCTCCACTCAATCCTCATACAGATCACCACTTTTACCATCATATACAGATTATCGTTGCGAAATGGCATATAGTCTAGTGGTTGCAAAAGTCTAAATAACACCTTAGGTTCTGGGTTCGACTCTCATGGGTGGGAACGAATTAAATATTGTGCTTTCAATGATAGGCGATGTACCCGTTGACAGCGAGACACCTATGGTGGCTTCGTCAATCTCAATTTTTTAGACTTtttggtgtttgaatctcctgaaaatgaagatggagataaagattaagtgttccacataaaacgagatggtaataatgtttgattaattgagttttaattattacaaacttgaaaaatgtatCAATCTGacattttagagcaactttcatttggaaagttttcgcacaaaacacactgtttagtagtttgaaaagcatgccacgAGAATCCAAAATTTCATCTCCTCCTTGATGGAGAAACGAACAAAGACAGCTATACTGTACAGATTATCGCTGGCTTACACCAGCTAtattgtactacctccgtttcagaataTAAGACTATCtatcattgcccacattcatatagatgttaatgaatctaggcacacatatatgtctagattcgttaacatatatatgaatgtggacaatgctagaaagtcttataatatgaaacggaggaaatacctgctatattgtacctgctcttaccattcgtaggccctgtttagatgggactaaaacttttaagtctctatcacatcggatatttggacactaataataaatattaaacgtagactattaataaaacacatccataatcttggactaattcacgagacgaatctattaagcctaattaatccatgattagcttatgtgatgctatagtaaacattatctaattatggattaattaggcttaaaaaatttgtctcacgaattagcttttatttatgtaattagttttataagtaatttatatttaatactctaaattagtgtttaAATACATGACTAAAGTTAAAtcctgatccaaacaccacaCCACCGTAGAACTACAGCAAAAAGTCAGTAACACCTTCccttgaaaaataataaaaatgagaaaagagCAACCGCTCCAATCTTCACCGCCCACGTGTCCACACCTGAGAaagcctcctccccctccaccaccgccgcgttCGTCGCCACCGACCACCGTCGCTATCCAAGAAGAatagacgacgacgaccaccccGGAAACCGAGCTCCCACTCGCGGTGAGGTCACCAATGGCggactccctcctcctcctcgcctgccacctcctcctctccctcgccctcctcgccgcctccctctcccacctcctcctcgccgccaccacccacctctccccttcctcctcccacctccgccgcctccgccaccctctcctccgcctcctccccgtcctcctcgctctccccttccccttcctccccgtctcccccaccgccgccgccgccctcctcctcctcccgcccctcctcctcccgctcccgctccccttcctcccccacctcccccacctccgccccctcctcctctccctccccctcctcctcctcgcccgcgccgcctccctcgtcgccgcctccttcccgcCCTCCGACCTCCAGTCCCACGCGCTCCACGTCGCCGcggccctcctcctcgccgcggccgtcgcctCGCTGCTCGCCGCGATCTCCCCCCCGAACCGCGGGCTCCTCGCCGAGACCGCGCTCGcctgcgccggcgccgtgggtggCCTCTGGGTGGGGCAGAGCGGCCTCGTCCTCTACGTCGACGCCTGCGTCCCCGCCGGGTGCCACCGCCTCATGGACGCCGCCGTGGCCACGCCCGCCACGCGGTGCGACGTCGAGGAGGCCAGGCTCCGCGCCGTGGCGCTCATGGACCTCGCGCTGTCCGTGCACTGCGTGGTcgtcgcggcggtggccgtgggAGTGCACCTCGGGGTGGCTTGGTGGTGCGgggtggacggcggcgccggggcgggGATGGGGACAGGGAGGAGGCATAATGGCGTCGGTGGGTCGTACGATGCAATGCCCACGGTGGCGTCTGCCGAGGCGGAGATGGAACATTTGCCGATGAAGGGCGTCGTCGGCAAGAGCATTGCGCAGGAATAAGATTGTGTTGCTTCAATTGTGCTTGATTAAGTAGGTACATTTTGATCATTCTCAAGTAATGTGATATGTTCACATGCTGATCCCCTGAAATATTTAGCCGTATGGCCTATGGGGGTTTTGGGATGAACACTGTGGTAACCTTTATCTTATTGAATCAGTCAATGGATCCAAATGTAGGATAGGCCACTTGTTGTAACTCATTCAATGATCTCATAGTTTTGTAGTTTGT harbors:
- the LOC107277021 gene encoding uncharacterized protein, yielding MADSLLLLACHLLLSLALLAASLSHLLLAATTHLSPSSSHLRRLRHPLLRLLPVLLALPFPFLPVSPTAAAALLLLPPLLLPLPLPFLPHLPHLRPLLLSLPLLLLARAASLVAASFPPSDLQSHALHVAAALLLAAAVASLLAAISPPNRGLLAETALACAGAVGGLWVGQSGLVLYVDACVPAGCHRLMDAAVATPATRCDVEEARLRAVALMDLALSVHCVVVAAVAVGVHLGVAWWCGVDGGAGAGMGTGRRHNGVGGSYDAMPTVASAEAEMEHLPMKGVVGKSIAQE